One genomic window of Methanosalsum zhilinae DSM 4017 includes the following:
- a CDS encoding DUF7408 domain-containing protein has protein sequence MAPFENPFALLALLSIIPLIILYLLKPKPRTIKVPSLMFLMRVHKEKKRFYSSFTRFIRDPLFWVQLFILIFLSLAAANPYFTTDEPLSQEHTVLIIDSSASMQTDNRFDDAVSLAGDHISRTNTIILASNIPSVQTSRASAADARRVLGQIEPHDTVADLSSAINSGLRDVSQYGGRIIVISDFANWDGEDPVVTKNLVESYGIEVEFINVGQRSDNVGFINGWIDTAADGYTYTGVIKNYNNYQATLTISIFSGNTDTASQTTQITVPARQTRQLAISNLSPGVTRVEIENQDSLMVDNIAYISIPGSAEQNVLLVSDKERLPSRTAISLIPNIRLSASESVPSNIGNYDIVVLANKDRPLSSSEIGILDNFVKNGGSAIFIASDAIGQDAVSTDLLRLLPVRIEETVQAPSGVSVDKTVSSRLTDDIKFNEIGVYEYIKTSPRSGATVLAQTRDQIPMYAHHPVGEGNVAYVGFNDQIENSPWNNFHNLPEYPVFWSKLIRWMGGTGSIDDYNVKTGTTLSLKDRQTIHTPYGVIEDNRIQVEKAGIYEIGNRKIAANLYSEPESDTTSDGSDVMDRLTDERTEPGLVRDMTFTVRNYLDNYLVALVLLLLTLEIYIIKRRGEL, from the coding sequence ATGGCTCCCTTTGAAAATCCTTTTGCTCTGCTTGCACTTTTAAGTATAATTCCGCTGATTATACTTTACCTTTTAAAGCCAAAGCCAAGGACAATTAAAGTCCCATCTCTCATGTTCCTGATGAGAGTACATAAAGAAAAGAAGCGATTTTATTCATCTTTTACCCGTTTTATCAGGGATCCTCTATTCTGGGTACAGTTATTTATTCTTATATTTTTGTCTCTGGCAGCTGCAAATCCATATTTTACAACCGATGAACCATTGAGCCAGGAACATACAGTGCTTATAATTGATTCATCTGCAAGCATGCAAACTGATAATAGGTTTGATGATGCCGTCTCACTTGCAGGAGATCACATCAGCAGAACAAATACAATCATCCTTGCATCAAATATCCCTTCAGTACAGACCAGCCGTGCAAGTGCAGCAGATGCCAGAAGGGTACTTGGCCAGATAGAGCCGCATGATACGGTTGCAGATCTATCCAGTGCAATTAACAGTGGCTTGAGAGATGTTTCACAATATGGGGGAAGAATTATTGTAATCTCAGATTTTGCAAACTGGGATGGAGAAGATCCAGTTGTAACAAAGAATCTGGTGGAATCATACGGCATAGAAGTTGAGTTCATCAACGTTGGACAGAGAAGTGATAATGTAGGGTTTATCAATGGATGGATCGATACTGCGGCTGATGGATATACATACACAGGAGTTATCAAAAATTACAATAATTACCAGGCAACACTGACCATTTCCATATTCAGCGGGAATACAGACACCGCCTCACAGACAACCCAGATTACCGTACCTGCAAGACAGACCAGGCAGCTTGCTATTTCAAACCTCAGTCCGGGTGTGACAAGAGTAGAGATCGAAAATCAGGATAGCTTAATGGTTGACAATATTGCCTATATCTCAATACCGGGATCTGCAGAACAGAATGTATTGCTGGTCTCAGATAAAGAGAGACTTCCATCCAGAACTGCAATATCACTCATTCCAAACATCAGGCTGAGTGCTTCAGAGTCAGTTCCTTCAAATATTGGTAATTACGATATTGTGGTTCTTGCCAACAAGGACAGACCTCTTTCTTCATCAGAAATTGGAATACTTGATAACTTTGTCAAAAATGGCGGATCTGCTATATTTATTGCAAGTGATGCAATTGGACAGGATGCAGTATCCACTGATCTGCTAAGACTTCTGCCTGTAAGAATCGAGGAAACTGTTCAGGCGCCATCCGGCGTGAGTGTTGATAAGACAGTTAGTTCCAGGCTTACAGATGATATTAAATTCAACGAAATCGGAGTATATGAATACATAAAAACATCTCCTAGAAGCGGAGCCACAGTGCTTGCACAAACCAGGGATCAGATTCCAATGTATGCACATCATCCTGTTGGAGAGGGAAATGTTGCATATGTCGGGTTTAATGATCAAATTGAAAACAGTCCATGGAATAATTTCCATAACCTACCGGAATATCCTGTATTCTGGTCAAAGCTGATCAGATGGATGGGGGGTACCGGCAGTATTGATGATTATAATGTCAAAACAGGCACCACACTTTCACTAAAGGACAGGCAGACAATACATACACCCTATGGAGTAATAGAAGATAACAGGATACAGGTTGAAAAGGCAGGAATATATGAGATCGGGAACCGGAAAATTGCAGCTAATCTCTATTCCGAGCCTGAGTCTGACACAACTTCCGATGGTTCAGATGTCATGGATCGGCTCACTGATGAAAGGACCGAACCCGGTCTGGTTAGAGATATGACATTTACTGTCAGAAATTACCTTGATAATTACCTGGTAGCTCTGGTTCTGCTGCTCCTGACACTTGAAATATATATCATAAAAAGAAGGGGTGAGCTGTAA
- a CDS encoding DUF58 domain-containing protein: MTNTDTEKHQIDVDFFKQLDRFTFMVRKKVSTAYAGSRRSIRGGRGLETIGYRQYYPGDDLKSIDWNVYARLEKYYVRKFEEEKSLTTHILLDTSNSMNYTSNSTTKFEYGAMLAAAFAYLVTKDNDKFAISTFSDKVNIKRTQRGKKYLLNSIDILTREELGGDTDIEQCVAQYEKAIKSRSVIIIISDFLDDPESIKSAIYRLSKHDLILIQVLDKAESQLSFHGNIKLQDVETGTELHTYISENLKSEYQKMLEEHSNSIRSICNRFGADFHTFTTDTPVFDSFFYAISRRR, encoded by the coding sequence ATGACTAATACAGATACTGAAAAACATCAGATAGATGTAGATTTTTTCAAGCAGCTTGACAGGTTTACATTTATGGTCAGGAAAAAGGTATCTACAGCCTATGCTGGAAGCCGAAGGTCAATACGTGGAGGACGAGGACTTGAGACCATAGGATACAGACAGTACTATCCTGGTGATGATCTAAAGTCAATTGACTGGAACGTGTATGCCCGCCTTGAAAAATATTATGTGCGTAAGTTTGAAGAAGAAAAATCCCTTACTACACATATACTTCTGGACACCAGCAACAGTATGAACTATACCAGCAACAGTACGACAAAATTTGAATATGGCGCTATGCTTGCGGCAGCCTTTGCATATCTTGTTACAAAGGACAATGACAAGTTTGCAATTTCAACCTTTTCAGATAAAGTAAACATTAAAAGAACACAGCGGGGTAAAAAATATTTACTCAATAGCATAGATATTCTTACCAGAGAAGAACTTGGAGGAGATACAGACATCGAACAATGTGTAGCTCAGTATGAAAAAGCCATCAAATCAAGATCTGTGATAATTATAATCTCAGATTTTCTTGATGACCCTGAGTCAATAAAATCTGCGATATACAGGTTATCAAAACATGACCTGATCCTAATACAGGTGCTGGATAAAGCTGAATCACAGCTTTCATTCCATGGAAATATCAAGCTGCAGGATGTAGAAACCGGAACTGAGCTTCATACATACATAAGTGAAAACTTAAAGTCCGAGTACCAGAAAATGCTTGAGGAGCATAGCAATAGTATCAGAAGTATTTGCAACCGTTTTGGCGCTGATTTCCATACATTTACCACTGATACCCCTGTGTTCGATTCATTTTTCTATGCAATTAGCAGGAGACGATAA
- a CDS encoding AAA family ATPase has protein sequence MNSFENDDPQLSQIYNNSGNMFSSLFGEIGKVIVGQKESVEQIVIAILCNGHALVESNPGLGKTLTISTISKTMDLSFSRIQCTPDLMPADITGTHFVEEIGGTKKFKFEPGPVFANIVLADEINRASPKTQSALLEAMQEKQVTAGNETFVLDKPFFVLATQNPIEMEGTFPLPEAQLDRFLFKIQVTYPSFEEELEIVNRYTLIDIPQVQKAITKKELFYLQRLTREIPISEDLKSRVIKIVMSTREWKEHIEYGASPRASIGLILAAKARALIHGRNYVNAEDIEKMAYPVLRHRLVLTFESERRGITAEQVIGEILSKVK, from the coding sequence GTTATTGTCGGTCAGAAAGAATCGGTAGAACAGATAGTCATTGCAATACTTTGCAATGGTCATGCACTTGTAGAAAGTAATCCCGGACTTGGAAAAACACTTACCATTTCCACCATATCAAAAACAATGGACCTTTCGTTTAGCAGAATTCAGTGTACTCCTGACCTGATGCCTGCGGATATAACAGGAACCCATTTTGTAGAAGAGATTGGAGGGACAAAAAAATTCAAGTTCGAACCCGGTCCAGTCTTTGCTAATATTGTTCTGGCAGATGAAATCAATCGTGCATCCCCAAAAACCCAGTCCGCACTTCTTGAAGCAATGCAGGAAAAACAGGTAACTGCAGGAAATGAAACTTTTGTCCTGGATAAACCATTCTTTGTGCTGGCAACTCAGAACCCGATAGAAATGGAAGGTACATTTCCGCTTCCGGAAGCACAACTTGACAGATTTCTGTTCAAAATACAGGTGACATATCCATCATTTGAAGAGGAACTTGAAATAGTAAACAGATATACATTGATAGATATACCCCAGGTTCAGAAAGCAATCACAAAAAAAGAACTGTTCTACCTGCAGAGACTTACACGTGAAATTCCAATATCTGAGGACCTCAAATCCCGGGTCATAAAAATTGTAATGTCTACAAGAGAATGGAAGGAACATATAGAATACGGTGCCTCTCCAAGGGCTTCAATCGGACTTATCCTTGCAGCCAAAGCCCGTGCATTAATTCACGGGCGAAATTATGTAAATGCAGAAGATATTGAAAAAATGGCATATCCAGTACTTAGACACCGTCTGGTCCTTACATTTGAATCCGAAAGACGAGGAATCACTGCAGAGCAGGTTATTGGCGAGATCCTTTCCAAAGTTAAATAA